A DNA window from Vanacampus margaritifer isolate UIUO_Vmar chromosome 19, RoL_Vmar_1.0, whole genome shotgun sequence contains the following coding sequences:
- the LOC144039644 gene encoding homeobox-containing protein 1-like isoform X1, whose protein sequence is MSDFSEEPRFTIEQIDLLQRLRRSGMTKQEILHALETLDRLDREHGDKFGRRTSSSSSSSSSYIVGGTNSCTNNSASNNTASATTTSSVTCNGAINNGEDGVGDHSATTASSTTSKISTATQTQFGSNGGLSPSLSNSYDTSPPPAPPPPSTILPSPVALVALSQNGRDSLAATPNGKLSPPRYPVNSAAAARTFGFEAIEEDLDVDDKVEELMRRDSSMVKEEIKAFLGTRRISQAVVAQVTGISQSRISHWLLQHGSDLSEQKKRAFYRWYTLEKTTPGATLNMRPAPLPLEEMEWRQTPPPLATAPGTFRLRRGSRFTWRKECLAVMESYFNDNQYPDETKREEIANACNAVIQKPGKKLSDLERVTSLKVYNWFANRRKEIKRRANIEATILESHGIDVQSPGGHSNSDDIDGNDFTDQACDLPYFDKRPLSRPFGLYRLEPSSPTQDDSAAHSEHQDPISLAVEMAAVNHTILALSRTGGVPSDIKTEVLEDD, encoded by the exons ATGTCTGACTTCAGCGAGGAGCCTCGCTTTACTATTGAGCAGATAGATCTGCTGCAGCGGCTGCGTCGCTCCGGCATGACCAAGCAGGAGATCCTCCACGCACTCGAAACTCTGGACCGGCTGGACCGGGAGCACGGCGACAAGTTCGGTCGCCGtacctcatcctcctcctcttcctcctcctcctacatAGTAGGCGGGACAAACAGCTGCACCAACAACTCTGCCTCCAACAACACTGCCTCCGCAACCACCACCTCTTCCGTGACGTGCAACGGCGCCATCAACAATGGCGAAGACGGCGTCGGCGACCACTCCGCAACCACTGCCTCCTCTACAACCTCCAAGATATCCACCGCCACGCAGACACAGTTTGGCAGCAATGGGGGGCTCTCGCCCTCTCTTAGTAACAGCTACGACACCTCCCCACCTCCGGCGCCGCCCCCGCCCTCCaccatcctgccctcacctgTCGCACTGGTGGCGTTGTCACAGAATGGGCGCGACAGTCTAGCTGCCACACCCAATGGGAAGCTGTCTCCTCCTCGGTACCCTGTGAACAGCGCCGCGGCAGCAAGAACCTTTGGGTTCGAAGCTATAGAAGAAGACCTTGACGTTGATGATAAAGTGGAGGAGCTGATGAG GAGGGATAGCAGTatggtgaaagaagagattaaAGCGTTCCTGGGGACCCGTAGGATCTCTCAAGCAGTGGTGGCACAAGTCACTG GCATCAGCCAGAGCAGAATCTCTCATTGGCTGCTGCAACATGGCTCCGACCTGAGTGAGCAGAAGAAGAGGGCCTTCTACCGCTGGTACACGCTGGAGAAAACCACTCCAG GTGCTACCTTGAACATGCGACCGGCGCCATTGCCTCTGGAGGAGATGGAGTGGAGGCAAACCCCTCCTCCACTGGCCACCGCCCCGGGAACTTTCCGACTTCGGCGGGGAAGTCGCTTCACTTGGAGGAAGGAGTGCCTGGCTGTGATGGAGAG CTACTTCAACGACAACCAATACCCGGATGAGACGAAAAGGGAGGAAATTGCCAACGCCTGCAATGCTGTTATTCAGAAACCAG GGAAGAAGCTATCTGATTTGGAGAGGGTCACTTCCCTCAAAGTGTACAACTGGTTTGCAAACCGGCGCAAGGAGATCAAGAGACGAGCTAACATTG AAGCCACAATCCTGGAGAGTCATGGGATAGATGTGCAGAGTCCAGGGGGACACTCCAACAGCGACGACATTGATGGCAACGATTTCACAGACCAG GCATGTGATCTGCCATATTTTGACAAGAGACCTCTCAGCCGACCTTTTGGGCTTTACCGCTTGGAGCCCAGCTCTCCTACACAG GATGACAGCGCCGCTCACAGCGAGCACCAGGATCCCATCTCTTTGGCTGTAGAGATGGCCGCCGTTAATCACACCATCCTTGCCCTGTCTCGAACCGGAGGCGTCCCCAGCGACATCAAGACAGAGGTCCTGGAGGACGACTGA
- the LOC144039644 gene encoding homeobox-containing protein 1-like isoform X2, which translates to MSDFSEEPRFTIEQIDLLQRLRRSGMTKQEILHALETLDRLDREHGDKFGRRTSSSSSSSSSYIVGGTNSCTNNSASNNTASATTTSSVTCNGAINNGEDGVGDHSATTASSTTSKISTATQTQFGSNGGLSPSLSNSYDTSPPPAPPPPSTILPSPVALVALSQNGRDSLAATPNGKLSPPRYPVNSAAAARTFGFEAIEEDLDVDDKVEELMRRDSSMVKEEIKAFLGTRRISQAVVAQVTGISQSRISHWLLQHGSDLSEQKKRAFYRWYTLEKTTPGATLNMRPAPLPLEEMEWRQTPPPLATAPGTFRLRRGSRFTWRKECLAVMESYFNDNQYPDETKREEIANACNAVIQKPGKKLSDLERVTSLKVYNWFANRRKEIKRRANIATILESHGIDVQSPGGHSNSDDIDGNDFTDQACDLPYFDKRPLSRPFGLYRLEPSSPTQDDSAAHSEHQDPISLAVEMAAVNHTILALSRTGGVPSDIKTEVLEDD; encoded by the exons ATGTCTGACTTCAGCGAGGAGCCTCGCTTTACTATTGAGCAGATAGATCTGCTGCAGCGGCTGCGTCGCTCCGGCATGACCAAGCAGGAGATCCTCCACGCACTCGAAACTCTGGACCGGCTGGACCGGGAGCACGGCGACAAGTTCGGTCGCCGtacctcatcctcctcctcttcctcctcctcctacatAGTAGGCGGGACAAACAGCTGCACCAACAACTCTGCCTCCAACAACACTGCCTCCGCAACCACCACCTCTTCCGTGACGTGCAACGGCGCCATCAACAATGGCGAAGACGGCGTCGGCGACCACTCCGCAACCACTGCCTCCTCTACAACCTCCAAGATATCCACCGCCACGCAGACACAGTTTGGCAGCAATGGGGGGCTCTCGCCCTCTCTTAGTAACAGCTACGACACCTCCCCACCTCCGGCGCCGCCCCCGCCCTCCaccatcctgccctcacctgTCGCACTGGTGGCGTTGTCACAGAATGGGCGCGACAGTCTAGCTGCCACACCCAATGGGAAGCTGTCTCCTCCTCGGTACCCTGTGAACAGCGCCGCGGCAGCAAGAACCTTTGGGTTCGAAGCTATAGAAGAAGACCTTGACGTTGATGATAAAGTGGAGGAGCTGATGAG GAGGGATAGCAGTatggtgaaagaagagattaaAGCGTTCCTGGGGACCCGTAGGATCTCTCAAGCAGTGGTGGCACAAGTCACTG GCATCAGCCAGAGCAGAATCTCTCATTGGCTGCTGCAACATGGCTCCGACCTGAGTGAGCAGAAGAAGAGGGCCTTCTACCGCTGGTACACGCTGGAGAAAACCACTCCAG GTGCTACCTTGAACATGCGACCGGCGCCATTGCCTCTGGAGGAGATGGAGTGGAGGCAAACCCCTCCTCCACTGGCCACCGCCCCGGGAACTTTCCGACTTCGGCGGGGAAGTCGCTTCACTTGGAGGAAGGAGTGCCTGGCTGTGATGGAGAG CTACTTCAACGACAACCAATACCCGGATGAGACGAAAAGGGAGGAAATTGCCAACGCCTGCAATGCTGTTATTCAGAAACCAG GGAAGAAGCTATCTGATTTGGAGAGGGTCACTTCCCTCAAAGTGTACAACTGGTTTGCAAACCGGCGCAAGGAGATCAAGAGACGAGCTAACATTG CCACAATCCTGGAGAGTCATGGGATAGATGTGCAGAGTCCAGGGGGACACTCCAACAGCGACGACATTGATGGCAACGATTTCACAGACCAG GCATGTGATCTGCCATATTTTGACAAGAGACCTCTCAGCCGACCTTTTGGGCTTTACCGCTTGGAGCCCAGCTCTCCTACACAG GATGACAGCGCCGCTCACAGCGAGCACCAGGATCCCATCTCTTTGGCTGTAGAGATGGCCGCCGTTAATCACACCATCCTTGCCCTGTCTCGAACCGGAGGCGTCCCCAGCGACATCAAGACAGAGGTCCTGGAGGACGACTGA